From the Candidatus Liberibacter asiaticus genome, the window AGATTGAGATGAATGAAGCCGATGTTTTGGAAATTGCTCGAGCTGCAATGTGGACTATTCTATCTTCAAGCGCTCCAGTGCTATTTTCTGCGATGTTTCTAGGTATTTTGATCGCTTTTTTACAAGCTTTGACTCAGATACAAGAAGTAACTCTGACCTTTGTTCCTAAAATTATTGCTGTTTTTATCACTCTCATTATCTCAGCGCCGTTCATTGGTGGACAAATATCTTCTTTTGTCACTTTGGTGCTTTCACGTATTCAATCTTCTTTGTGAGGGGGATAAAATGTACTATAACAGCAACACTGTTTCCAAATTGTCTGTAGCCTGTACATCGGAAACGGGAATTTCAAAATTATCGGGGAATCCCTGCAACCTTGCTGCTTCTCGAGGCGTCAGTTTTGCGAGGGTTCTTGTCTTTTTGAGCGATTAAATTTCACTTCCATCTTTGTAATAACGGGCAGAAAGCGTGTTTGTGGTTGCGGAATTTTCAAAAAACAGACCGTAGCCAAAACCTTTTCCAGCAATTTTATTATTTTCTTTTCTCTTTTGATGCCCTTCCCACAGTTTATTGCTAATCGTAGATTTATCATCTATATGTTCTTCTAGAATATCTCCCAATCTCGGTTTTATTCCTAGAGGAGTGGGAAATTTAAATTCTACGGACGGGTTAAGGAAGTCTATAATATATAATCGTTCTCGTCTTTGCGGTACTCCGAAATCACAAGCTTTCAACACTGAATATGATACTCTGTGTATCCTGTACGTAGTGTCCTTCTTCTATCATGTCCTCTCAAATGCTTAACGTTTTCAAGAAGAAAATATTTTGGCTGCTTGCTAGATAGAACTCGCTTGATATCAAAAAATAAAGCTCCTCTGTCGTCAGTAAAACCTTTTTTTATCCCGCTTGAGAAAACGGCTGACAGGGAAATCCTGCCAATAAAACATCATGGTCGGGAATATCTTGTGTCTTAATTTTAGCTATATCTCCAAATATAAGTGTATTAGGGAAATTAGCTTGATAAGTTTTTACTGAATACGGGTTAATTTCGGAAGAAAAAAAACATTCCACATTCCTGTGGTTGAACGTTTGTTCAAGATCTAAGCGTATTCCCCCTATGCCACAAAACAAATCAGTTATTTTTAGCATGATTATCCCAACAATCAAATATCCTTGGAAGAACTGTGAAAAAATACTTTTCGAAACTAATTACATTGTGTCATTCCTTCAAATGCTTTTCTTTTTTTACCTTATCTAAAACCACTAAAATGATGTTGTGTTTATCTATTCGTTCAGCTTTGTTTTCTGCAATTTCAGAATCAACAGTTAGAAGATGGATAGTAGGCATATTAGAACGCTTTTGTTCTTCTATAACTTCTTGCCCGTTCCCGTAGAGTGGTTTTCATCGTTCCTATTACGACGTTTTGGCGTTATTTTTCTAAATGATCCAGACTAGGTAAAATCGAATCGACTATGCCACCTACATTATACTTAGCGAAAGTGCTTTTCCCGACTTCTTTTTGTGCATCAAATGGGTAACGAAGGTGTTTATATTATACAGGGAATAGATAATGTATTCAAATTCTTGTCCATCCCTAGATCTTCTAGATTGTGTATTGCTGAGAACCCATTCATATAAATATGGGGTAATTTTGCTCATATAATCCCCAAATTTCTTAGTTAAAGTATTATGAAAAAAATTTTGATTAGCAGTTTTAAGATTAAATAGTTCAGTGCTCAACTCAGTGATTAGCATTTTCGGCACTTCATAATTATTACTAATATTCTTGAGTATTATTTCATTGAATTGCATTTCCTCTTTTAAAAAATCCTTATAAGATGATTCTCGAAATAGACAGATAACGTGAGAAATGTTTTTTTATCTATCGACGAACGTATCCTATCTTCATATTTTTTAATTGACTTGGCAACTACATCTTTAGAAGGCGTAATGTGTTTCTTCCTAGAATTTTTTAAGAAGCACTTAAATTCTTTAGTGTTTAACTCATCAAGTTTATCCATACAGGCCTATCTTTTTAATGTAAAATTAACAATAGGTTGCAACATGACTCTCCCATTTAGGTCTATGCTTGGATAGTATTTAATTGTTAAAATGAGAATTACAATTTTAGATACTTGGCGATAGTTTATTCATTTTCACACAATTCTTGTGCACTAGAGACACTTATATCCAGTTATTTTTAGGTTGAGATGATGAGATGCAAAGATGATACAATCATTAATAGGAATATCTGATTCAAATGATCGGAATCATTTGCACGATTTCGCTTTTTCTTTTTGTATTGTTTTGATTATATGTATTCTTTTCTTGCCTATACCTACTGTGCTTCTTGATGTGGGATTAGCTTCTTCCATCGCACTGTCAATATTGATCTTGATGGTAGCATTGTGGATTGAAAAACCTTTGGAATTTTCATCTTTCCCCACAGTTCTTCTTATTGTGACAATTATTCGTTTGTCATTAAATATTGCTACTACGCGTGCTATTCTATCATTTGGGCATGAAGGATATGGAGCTGCAGGAGGGATTATCGCTGGATTTTCATCTTTGGTCATGTCGGGAGACTTTGTGATAGGATTGGTTGTATTCATGATTTTGATTACAATTAATTTTATTGTGATCACAAAAGGTGCAACGCGTATCGCAGAAGTTGGAGCTCGTTTTACTTTAGATGCAATTCCTGGAAAGCAGATGGCCATTGATGCAGATCTGTCTTCTGGTCTTATTGAAGAAGAGGAAGCTAAAAGGCGTCGTAAAGAATTGGAAGAAGAAAGTGCATTTTTTGGTGCCATGGATGGGGCATCAAAATTTGTACGTGGAGATGCTATAGCAAGTATTATCATCACAGCAATTAATATCGTAGGCGGTATTGTTATTGGATGTTTTCGCTATGATATGTCGATTCATCACGCTGCAGATGTCTTTGTTAGACTATCGGTAGGAGATGGATTGGTATCACAGGTGCCAGCGCTGATTATTTCTTTATCAGCTGCTTTTTTAGTATCTCGTACGACTTCAAAAGGATCGACTAATACAGCTATCGTAGAGCAGTTATCGCATTATCCTCGTGCGTTATTGATTTCAGCATTTTTTATGATTGTTTTATCTGTAATGCCGAATTTACCCGCTTTCCCTTTTATAATGTTGGGTGGTTTTTTTGCTTGTGCGGGATTCTATGTTCCTTATAAAAATGAATTGCAACGTCTTGCAAAAGTTGCTCAAATTCAAGAAGCTTCCAAACAAAACCAACATTCAGCACAGCTGAATTTTATTACGTCAGGAGTTGAATTGGTTCTTGGAAGTTTGGTTTCGAATCGGTTACTTTCGTCTCAAGAGGATCTTTTTTTGCGGGTTTCCAAAATACGTAGAAAGTTTGCTGTACAGTATGGATTTATAGTTCCCGAAATCAAGGTGACAACGGATATCTCTTTGCCTGAAAAGGGATATACGATTAGAGTATATGGGACAACAGTTGCAATCAGCGAACTGCGTGTTGGAGAAGTTCTCGTTATTTTAGGATCTGGTCAAAAACCTACTTTTCCAGGAGATGAGGTCAAAGAACCTGCTTTTGGTATGCCAGCCTTTGCTATAATGGAAAGTTTTTCAGATGATTTACGGCGTCAAGGATTCCATCCTATCGATAATCTTGCGGTTGTTCTTACTCATTTAAGTGAAGTTATTCGTAATAATTTATCTCAACTTCTTTCCTATAAAGATGTTAAGAATCTCATTAGTAGACTTGATCCTGAGTATCAGAAACTTGCAGAAGAAACATGTTCTTCTCATATATCATATTCTGGTATACAAGCGGTTCTAAAATTACTATTAGCAGAGCATGTATCTATTAGAAATTTGCCGTTAATATTGGAATCCATAGCCGAAGTAGCTCCTCATTCTCGTAAGACGTCACATATAGTTGAACAAGTGCGTATTCGGATGGCACAACAGATTTGTGGTGATTTAGCGCCGACAGGGATTTTAAACATTCTTAAATTAGGCAACCATTGGGATATGATTTTTTATCAGGCCATACAAAGAGATTCTAAAGGAGAATGTGTAGATTTTAATGTTGAGCCACGTGCTGTTGAGATGTTTTCAGAGAATGCTACGAATTCAATTCGTCAATATATAGATAAGGGCATACCGTTGACTATTGTTACGCTACCAGAAATTCGCTCTTATATACGCATGATACTTGAACGAAATTTTCCATCTTTGGCAGTTCTTTCACATATGGAAATAGCCAAAGGATTGAAAGTCAACATTCTAGGGACAATTTCATGACAATTTCTCCAGAAATTATCATGATGTCTCTATTTTTAATTGTTTGCCGTGTTGGTAGTTGCATTATGTTATTGCCAGGCCTTTCGATGTCATATATTCCCATGCAAGTACGATTGTGTTTTGCCATGGCATTTTCTATAGTACTTCTTCCGTTTCTATGGGATACAATTGATCTACAAAATTTTGTAAATAGGGCATATTATTCAAAATTGGTAATGGTAGAATTATTTCTAGGTTGTGTGCATGGATTGTTGATACGTGTATACACACTTGGTTTGCAGTTTACGGGAAGTGTGATATCCACGGCAATTGGTTTAAATTTACAGACAAGTATGGGAATATCGGATTCCCTAGCAGAAACACCGCTCAATTCTTTGATTGGAATCATAGGTTTATTGGCATTATGGGTAATAGACTTTCATCACCAAGTTTTTTACGCACTAGTGAAATCGTACGGGACAATTCCTATTGGACAAGAATTGAATTTTGGCAATATCTTTTCTTCTTTTGTTAATATGTTGCAAACGACATTTATGATTATGTTAAGGTTATCTAGTCCATTTTTATTTTTTTATATAGTATTTAATATTTCTATTGGATTGCTCAATAAATTAGTACCGCAGATTCCTATTTATTTTATCTCTACTCCTTATCTGATAGGATTAGGGTCTTTGTTTTTGTGTTTGTCGATTGAGATTATTGTATATCAATTTTCGCATTCTTTCCTATATGGATTTTTTTAATAGTATTAAGGAGTGCATGATGCGATCTCGTAAATCACGAGCATTATACAAAATTATTACCGCGCAATGTTGTATTAAAAGCATTGCAGAAAGCAATCTTGCTTATACTATATCTGAACGTAAGAAAATAAACATTTTAAGAGAAAAATTAAAAGATTCCATCAATTCGACGGCATTAATGAATCCTGCTCTCGCGTCTCATTATTTAAAATTTTATCATTCTTTAAGTCAAAATGACCAAAAGATGGCGAGTTTACAGTTGGTTCAAGAGAATACACTCTTATCTGAAAAGATAAAAATTGACCGGTTAACCGAGATGAAGGATGAAACCTATCTTTTAGAAGAACGTCAATATGATGATGAAAATAATAACGATAATATAGAGCAGCGCATACTATTTAATGCAGTTTCCCGCAAGTTTATGTCTTTATAGCTTATTTATTGTTCATCAAAACATGGCGGTTTATATGCAAGTCCTTCCTATTAGTAATATCTCTCATTCGCAAAGTATGGGCGGTAACCTTGCCAAAATTTCACAAGATGATTCTTCTTTTCAATCTTTCCTTCAATTAAAAGATGTACAGGAAGCATGTGACAAATCAAAGTCTGTACCAGAGATGACACAAAAGTTACAAGGTATTATGTTTCAATATTTCATTAAATCTATTTTGCCAGAAGAAACAGTTAAGTCTTTGGGAGGAGGGTTTAATGGAGATTTTTGGCAGGAAATTCTAGCAGAAAATATAAGTGATGTCATCGTAAAACAACAAAGAATAACGCTTGATTTACCTGAGATAAGTAAATGAAGTTTAGCTCTTCTCTAGCATGATTTTAGTAAATTATAAGATAGATTGCATAGAATAAAGTGAGAAAATAATATTGTGTCTACGTCGAGCGATTATCGTATTCAAACAGTATTGAAAAGAGTAATAGCAGTTATAGATAATGAAAATAAGAATTTAAAAAATAATAGCCAGTTTGATATTAGTATTTCAAACGACCATAAAGGGCGTTGTTTGCATGAGTTATCTGTTTTGATTCTTTCATGTGAAGAAATATCATGGGATCATTTAGAACAAATACGCACCTTGCATGAAAAATTAGCATTAAATTCTTCTCTTTTAGAGTCTTATCTAGATGCTGCTCGTGTAGTTGCTGATTTATTTAAGAAGCAATTGCAGGAGATAGATGCTGATGGCACTTATCATGATGGATTTTGCGAATCTTTGAATCCATGTAAAACCACCACATAGTATTTTATTAACAAAGGTGAATATTTTTTAAACACCTTATCTATATTTTTTTTAAATAATTTATCTGGATGTTGCTTGTGTAGTTGCTAATTTATTGAAAAAGCAGTGACAAGATAACATGATGGATATACGAGATTTTTTAATATATGCTGAAATTTTTATTTTCCGGAATATGGATATCGGTCGTAACACTTATATCCTTTTATATGTTGTTTTTACGTTCCATGGATACAATGGTCGAAAATCATGTACCGCCACTTGCTATAAAAAATACTAATATCATCAAGAGTGAATTAGTTTCTATTCCCAGCGTTTCTAATGGTGTACTGCAAGCTTATTTTCTTGTAAAATTGTCTTTTATTGTCAATGATAGTCAAGAGAGATCTTATTTAAAAGAAATTGCCACTGACTATCTTTATACATTACTTTCAGGTCCTCCTATGGGTGATTTTGTGCAAATTAAGGCTTTTGGGTTTGATAATTTGCGTAAAAAGATAAAGGAAGATCTTAATTCGAGATTAGGATCTCAATTTATATCAGAAGTTTTAATTGATGAATTGAATTACTTGTCTATCGTAGATATGCGTTCCAATTGTTTGCGTTTAGGAAGTAATGCATCTGATCTTATGACTCAAAAAGGATCTTTAATTGAGAAAAACAAAGAACCATTAAAATAATCAAGTGTTTTTAATTATTAGATTTTGAAGTTTCACTGTTGTATGATAGAATGGGGTTGTATTTTAAAAGAAATTGAACTATCCCATGTGTGTTTGCAGGAAAATTTTCATCGATAGCATCAATTTCTACTCCTGCTTCGTGGTAATTCCATCGTTTGTTCTATGATGTGCATATGCAGTGGAAATTATTGACATTTTGGCTGTGACTCTTGTTCCTTGTTGTTAGTGGTCGAGGATGTGCATTGTCTTAATTGATAACATAGGGGGAGAATGTATGGGTTCTTTGATAGATGGAAAAGTTGTAGCTTCTGTACTTACTGATAAAATTGCTGAATCTGTTGCGTTTTTGAAAAAGGAAACAGGTGTTCAGGTCGGTCTTGCAGTTGTGTTAGTAGGAAACGATCCTGCTAGCTGTTCTTATGTATCAGCTAAAACACGGATGGCTAAACATTGTGGTTTTCATTCAGTTCAGTATAATTTTCCTGTAGATATCTCTCAGATTGATTTGGAAAATGCTGTATTATCACTCAACAAAGATGATTCGATACATGGCATATTAGTGCAACTACCACTTCCTTCTACGGTATCTGAGCAGTCGATTATCCAATCTATTGTTCCGGAAAAAGATGTAGATGGTCTTCATGTGGTTAATGCAGGCAAAGTGATGATCGGTGATTTTACGACAGGTCTTGTCCCTTGTACTCCAGCAGGAGCAATATTATTAATTGAGCAATTTAAAGGATGTGATCTATCGGGTCAACATGCTGTGGTCATAGGGCGATCTAATCTTTTTGGTAAGCCGATGGGGCAATTATTGCTTTCTAGAAATGCAACAGTTACTATGGCACATTCCAAGACTAAAAATTTGCCGGAAATCTGTAGAACCGCTGATATCCTTGTTGTTGCCGTTGGTAGACCTCGTATGGTGCAAGTCGATTGGATTAAAACAGGATCTTTGGTTATAGATGTAGGTATTAATAGAATCAATTCTCCTCAACTAGGAAAAACTGTATTGGTAGGAGACGTTGCAGATGAATGTAAATCTGTTGTAGGAGCGATTACCCCTGTTCCAGGAGGAGTCGGTCCAATGACGATAGCAATGCTTATGGCGAATACAGTCATTGCAGCGTACCGCTCTTTGGGGATGAAATCACCAAAATTTGATGCACAATCAATAGCAAAAAAAACTATATAAAATCATTAATTTTTAAGATTAAGAAGTCCAATGTACTTCAAGAGGGGAT encodes:
- the fliQ gene encoding flagellar biosynthesis protein FliQ — translated: MNEADVLEIARAAMWTILSSSAPVLFSAMFLGILIAFLQALTQIQEVTLTFVPKIIAVFITLIISAPFIGGQISSFVTLVLSRIQSSL
- the flhA gene encoding flagellar biosynthesis protein FlhA, with the translated sequence MIQSLIGISDSNDRNHLHDFAFSFCIVLIICILFLPIPTVLLDVGLASSIALSILILMVALWIEKPLEFSSFPTVLLIVTIIRLSLNIATTRAILSFGHEGYGAAGGIIAGFSSLVMSGDFVIGLVVFMILITINFIVITKGATRIAEVGARFTLDAIPGKQMAIDADLSSGLIEEEEAKRRRKELEEESAFFGAMDGASKFVRGDAIASIIITAINIVGGIVIGCFRYDMSIHHAADVFVRLSVGDGLVSQVPALIISLSAAFLVSRTTSKGSTNTAIVEQLSHYPRALLISAFFMIVLSVMPNLPAFPFIMLGGFFACAGFYVPYKNELQRLAKVAQIQEASKQNQHSAQLNFITSGVELVLGSLVSNRLLSSQEDLFLRVSKIRRKFAVQYGFIVPEIKVTTDISLPEKGYTIRVYGTTVAISELRVGEVLVILGSGQKPTFPGDEVKEPAFGMPAFAIMESFSDDLRRQGFHPIDNLAVVLTHLSEVIRNNLSQLLSYKDVKNLISRLDPEYQKLAEETCSSHISYSGIQAVLKLLLAEHVSIRNLPLILESIAEVAPHSRKTSHIVEQVRIRMAQQICGDLAPTGILNILKLGNHWDMIFYQAIQRDSKGECVDFNVEPRAVEMFSENATNSIRQYIDKGIPLTIVTLPEIRSYIRMILERNFPSLAVLSHMEIAKGLKVNILGTIS
- a CDS encoding flagellar biosynthetic protein FliR, whose protein sequence is MTISPEIIMMSLFLIVCRVGSCIMLLPGLSMSYIPMQVRLCFAMAFSIVLLPFLWDTIDLQNFVNRAYYSKLVMVELFLGCVHGLLIRVYTLGLQFTGSVISTAIGLNLQTSMGISDSLAETPLNSLIGIIGLLALWVIDFHHQVFYALVKSYGTIPIGQELNFGNIFSSFVNMLQTTFMIMLRLSSPFLFFYIVFNISIGLLNKLVPQIPIYFISTPYLIGLGSLFLCLSIEIIVYQFSHSFLYGFF
- a CDS encoding flagellar basal body-associated FliL family protein, with protein sequence MLKFLFSGIWISVVTLISFYMLFLRSMDTMVENHVPPLAIKNTNIIKSELVSIPSVSNGVLQAYFLVKLSFIVNDSQERSYLKEIATDYLYTLLSGPPMGDFVQIKAFGFDNLRKKIKEDLNSRLGSQFISEVLIDELNYLSIVDMRSNCLRLGSNASDLMTQKGSLIEKNKEPLK
- the folD gene encoding bifunctional methylenetetrahydrofolate dehydrogenase/methenyltetrahydrofolate cyclohydrolase FolD yields the protein MGSLIDGKVVASVLTDKIAESVAFLKKETGVQVGLAVVLVGNDPASCSYVSAKTRMAKHCGFHSVQYNFPVDISQIDLENAVLSLNKDDSIHGILVQLPLPSTVSEQSIIQSIVPEKDVDGLHVVNAGKVMIGDFTTGLVPCTPAGAILLIEQFKGCDLSGQHAVVIGRSNLFGKPMGQLLLSRNATVTMAHSKTKNLPEICRTADILVVAVGRPRMVQVDWIKTGSLVIDVGINRINSPQLGKTVLVGDVADECKSVVGAITPVPGGVGPMTIAMLMANTVIAAYRSLGMKSPKFDAQSIAKKTI